The following are encoded in a window of Mycobacterium sp. ELW1 genomic DNA:
- a CDS encoding NAD(P)-dependent oxidoreductase, protein MTTAGAVMVTGSAGFIGSALVSHLREIGRPVVGIDRDAKPAAHSLRLDLKTITAADLPRPCPPTIVHLAALSKEPGFPWRDYFANNAEATRRLCHAAGEAGVDNIVFTSSMMAFASGPWRRSESDFGDADTAYGASKLQAEEILRTWQAEKPGRRLRIVRPGVVFGPGDTGNMRRLIRGLSKGRFAYIGRDDTVKSCIYLKDMVRLLTLLTEDDGPHVTYHAVYPQPTTIHDHVDAINAAWGWDRHPRTVPYRLALAAATPFAVVDPTGARFGLHPRRIQKLQFDTNISSERLADIGFTAQYSLREAFADWRQDCGGGLPQ, encoded by the coding sequence ATGACGACTGCCGGGGCCGTGATGGTCACGGGCAGTGCGGGTTTCATCGGCAGTGCGCTGGTCTCGCACCTGCGCGAGATCGGCCGACCCGTGGTGGGAATCGACCGTGACGCCAAGCCGGCCGCTCACTCGCTGCGTCTGGATCTGAAGACCATCACCGCGGCTGACCTGCCCCGGCCGTGCCCGCCGACGATCGTGCACCTGGCCGCGCTGTCCAAGGAACCCGGATTTCCGTGGCGGGACTACTTCGCCAACAATGCCGAGGCGACACGTCGCCTGTGCCACGCCGCCGGTGAAGCGGGTGTGGACAACATCGTCTTCACCAGTTCGATGATGGCCTTTGCTTCTGGTCCGTGGCGCCGTAGCGAAAGCGACTTCGGCGACGCCGACACCGCGTACGGCGCCAGCAAGCTGCAGGCAGAGGAGATCCTGCGGACGTGGCAGGCCGAGAAACCGGGACGGCGCCTGCGCATCGTGCGTCCGGGTGTGGTGTTCGGCCCCGGCGACACCGGCAACATGCGGCGGTTGATCCGCGGCCTCAGCAAGGGCCGCTTCGCCTACATCGGCCGCGACGACACCGTGAAAAGCTGTATCTACCTCAAAGACATGGTTCGGCTGTTGACCCTGCTCACCGAAGACGACGGGCCGCACGTGACCTACCACGCTGTCTATCCGCAGCCGACCACGATCCACGACCACGTCGACGCCATCAACGCGGCCTGGGGATGGGACCGCCACCCGCGGACTGTTCCCTACCGCCTCGCCCTGGCGGCGGCCACGCCGTTCGCGGTGGTCGATCCGACGGGAGCACGTTTCGGCCTGCACCCCAGGCGTATCCAGAAACTGCAGTTCGATACCAACATCAGCTCGGAGCGTCTCGCCGACATCGGCTTCACCGCTCAGTATTCGCTTCGCGAGGCCTTCGCCGACTGGCGGCAGGACTGCGGCGGCGGGTTGCCGCAGTGA
- a CDS encoding glycosyltransferase family 39 protein, with amino-acid sequence MTTVVAAPIQADSDQSAQGSTRWPGLLLFTVLTALYCAVGTVLVLRYNIFEPDAPNRVANAGFAIYARDPHLSAIGFVWNPLPSMVDIPFVALSHWWPALKYYGIAGVIQSSLFMAGAALMVRGIALDRGLPTAWRWVAVGAVALHPMIILYGGSGLSEAAEMFCLVWAVRHLMRWCDSERVGDLAWAGIALGCGYLTRYEVVPAAAGAALLVGAVTWHRSRYSDRVQSTVLNLAIIGFPIATAILVWAVTGWIINGELFATFSSQYGNSSQVAQRLAHVGRGDPGSGWLVIAARLFGMQPLTGIAVAMAVLVGVLRQQVSTVVPVAVLGATLTFAAVAQHLSMTFGWFRFYLLAIPMVVCIAVACWTSARPGAARSTADRRSTQAAAVLLTASVVVAIPVTTPLIVNEDIAYGQLESSFISLVDPVGHPPEKQSARRRLISERQLAAWLDAKKLPDGAVLMDTFLAWGVWLSSDHPKQFVITSDYDFSAALNRPWDMGIRYIVATNPRLNIPDAINRRYPDLWSTGAGIGRLIYSADGATSDEMFRVYEVIGKPVDPVSTPGAPLPVSAVEPVRPPR; translated from the coding sequence GTGACCACGGTCGTAGCCGCCCCGATCCAGGCCGACTCCGACCAGTCGGCCCAGGGCAGCACGCGCTGGCCGGGGTTGCTGCTCTTCACCGTCTTGACTGCGCTCTACTGTGCGGTCGGGACCGTTCTGGTGCTGCGGTACAACATCTTCGAGCCGGACGCACCCAATCGGGTAGCCAACGCCGGGTTTGCGATCTATGCCCGCGATCCACACCTGTCGGCCATCGGGTTCGTCTGGAATCCGCTGCCCAGCATGGTCGACATACCGTTCGTGGCACTCAGTCACTGGTGGCCGGCGCTGAAGTACTACGGGATCGCCGGAGTCATCCAGAGCTCGCTGTTCATGGCCGGCGCCGCGCTCATGGTCCGGGGTATCGCGCTCGACCGCGGACTCCCGACGGCGTGGCGGTGGGTCGCCGTCGGCGCGGTGGCCCTGCACCCGATGATCATTTTGTACGGCGGCTCCGGCCTGAGCGAGGCCGCGGAAATGTTCTGCCTGGTGTGGGCTGTACGTCACTTGATGCGATGGTGCGACAGCGAGCGCGTAGGGGACCTCGCCTGGGCCGGCATCGCGTTGGGGTGTGGATATCTCACCCGCTATGAGGTGGTCCCGGCAGCCGCCGGCGCCGCTCTTCTGGTGGGCGCGGTCACCTGGCACCGTTCGCGGTATTCCGACCGTGTCCAGTCGACCGTCCTCAATCTCGCCATCATCGGTTTCCCCATTGCCACTGCCATCCTCGTATGGGCAGTAACGGGCTGGATCATCAACGGCGAACTGTTCGCCACCTTCTCGTCCCAGTACGGGAACAGCAGCCAGGTGGCTCAACGGCTGGCACACGTGGGCCGCGGCGACCCCGGTTCCGGATGGCTGGTCATCGCCGCACGCCTCTTCGGCATGCAGCCTCTGACGGGTATCGCCGTCGCCATGGCGGTTCTGGTCGGGGTATTGCGACAGCAGGTCAGCACTGTCGTTCCAGTCGCGGTCCTAGGCGCCACCTTGACCTTCGCCGCTGTGGCACAACATCTCTCAATGACGTTCGGATGGTTCCGCTTCTACCTGCTGGCGATCCCGATGGTGGTCTGCATCGCGGTTGCCTGTTGGACATCGGCGCGGCCGGGCGCTGCCCGCAGCACGGCCGATAGGCGTTCCACCCAAGCCGCCGCTGTACTGCTCACCGCGTCGGTGGTGGTGGCGATCCCGGTGACGACACCGCTCATCGTCAACGAGGACATCGCCTACGGGCAGTTGGAATCGAGCTTCATCTCTCTGGTCGATCCGGTCGGCCATCCTCCGGAGAAGCAATCCGCACGCCGGCGGCTGATCAGTGAGCGACAACTCGCCGCCTGGCTCGACGCGAAGAAGCTTCCGGACGGCGCGGTGTTGATGGACACCTTTTTGGCCTGGGGGGTCTGGCTGTCCTCGGACCATCCGAAGCAGTTCGTGATCACCAGTGACTACGATTTCTCGGCGGCCTTGAATCGACCGTGGGACATGGGAATCCGCTATATCGTGGCGACCAATCCCCGGCTCAATATCCCCGACGCGATCAACCGCCGCTACCCTGACCTATGGTCTACCGGCGCGGGGATCGGCAGGCTGATCTACTCGGCAGACGGCGCGACCAGCGACGAGATGTTCCGCGTCTACGAGGTGATCGGCAAGCCCGTCGATCCGGTCAGCACCCCTGGAGCGCCTCTTCCGGTCTCAGCTGTGGAGCCCGTCAGGCCACCGCGCTGA
- a CDS encoding glycosyltransferase family 2 protein — protein sequence MTALGVATAALIAGGVAFPYAVAPTVTALIAAFYLASSIDRNYLLLRGIRSSALIQVSDDEALALTDDELPVYTVLLPVYDEPTIVANLLNGVGRLDYPRDKLEILLLVEEDDLPTQMALLDANLTSIRVIIVPHSMPKTKPKACNYGMATPGLRGELMTIYDAEDIPDPLQLRRAVAAFRQTPAEVGCLQARLGYFNERQNLLTRFFSLEYDQWFGVVLPAVERARCVVPLGGTSNHMRADVWREIGGWDEYNVTEDADLGVRLARCGYRTRILDSVTLEEANSDVVNWIRQRSRWYKGYLQTMLVHLRDPAALRREIGFKGTWRLINMTGGVPLTAACNLLFWFILATWMLGRPHAVEVVFPPMTYYVCLILLLIGAPMSVFVGLIVAQALGKPHLWWAAALVPLYWFLQSIAAVKAFYQLVTKPCFWEKTVHGLSEKHTVPESTGNLS from the coding sequence CTGACCGCATTGGGTGTTGCCACCGCCGCCCTGATCGCCGGCGGCGTCGCATTCCCCTACGCTGTCGCACCCACCGTGACCGCACTGATTGCGGCCTTCTATCTCGCATCCAGCATCGACCGGAATTATCTTCTGCTGCGCGGGATTCGCTCGTCGGCACTCATCCAGGTCTCCGACGACGAGGCGCTGGCACTCACCGATGACGAGTTGCCGGTGTACACGGTGTTGCTGCCCGTCTACGACGAGCCCACCATCGTCGCCAACCTCCTCAACGGAGTGGGGCGACTGGACTACCCCAGAGACAAACTGGAAATCCTGCTGCTCGTCGAGGAAGACGATCTGCCGACCCAGATGGCACTGCTCGACGCGAATCTGACATCCATCCGGGTCATCATCGTTCCGCACAGCATGCCGAAGACGAAGCCGAAGGCGTGCAACTACGGCATGGCAACGCCCGGCCTTCGCGGTGAGCTGATGACCATCTACGACGCCGAGGACATCCCCGACCCGCTGCAGCTGCGTCGGGCCGTCGCCGCATTCCGACAGACCCCCGCCGAGGTCGGGTGCCTGCAGGCCCGGCTCGGCTACTTCAACGAGCGGCAGAATCTGCTGACGCGATTCTTCTCGTTGGAGTACGACCAATGGTTCGGCGTCGTGCTGCCTGCGGTGGAACGGGCCCGCTGCGTCGTGCCGCTCGGCGGCACCTCCAACCACATGCGCGCCGACGTGTGGAGGGAGATCGGCGGGTGGGACGAGTACAACGTGACCGAAGACGCCGATCTCGGTGTGCGGCTTGCCCGTTGCGGCTACCGAACCCGGATCCTGGACTCGGTGACGTTGGAAGAGGCGAATTCCGATGTGGTGAACTGGATTCGGCAACGGTCGCGCTGGTACAAGGGCTACCTGCAGACCATGCTGGTCCATCTGCGCGATCCCGCGGCCCTGCGCAGAGAGATCGGCTTCAAGGGCACCTGGCGCCTCATCAACATGACCGGCGGTGTGCCGCTTACCGCGGCGTGCAATCTGCTGTTCTGGTTCATCCTGGCGACGTGGATGTTGGGCCGGCCCCACGCCGTCGAAGTGGTGTTCCCACCGATGACCTATTACGTCTGTCTGATTCTGCTTCTCATCGGTGCACCGATGTCGGTCTTCGTCGGCCTCATCGTCGCGCAGGCGTTGGGTAAACCCCACCTCTGGTGGGCGGCTGCGCTGGTCCCGCTGTATTGGTTCCTGCAATCCATCGCGGCGGTGAAGGCGTTCTATCAGTTGGTGACCAAGCCGTGTTTCTGGGAGAAGACCGTCCACGGCTTGTCCGAAAAACACACTGTCCCCGAGTCGACGGGAAATCTTTCGTGA